Proteins from one Ptychodera flava strain L36383 unplaced genomic scaffold, AS_Pfla_20210202 Scaffold_133__1_contigs__length_143213_pilon, whole genome shotgun sequence genomic window:
- the LOC139126838 gene encoding cylicin-2-like, with protein sequence MKKYGSGKSKKVAKYNSEGNKKIAKYDSIQSKKVAKGDSGRSKTVEKYDSGKRKKMGKDDSYQSAKDVRAEYNSGRSKGMKKYYSEKSKKVAKYNSDGSKNMVEEDSDRSEKVAEYNSGRSKTVKKYDSGQRKKVAKYSSEGSKKMAKYDLVQSKKVPKYESGQSKRVEKYDSGRRKQGAYNDSYQSENSGRSKRVATYDYARIKKGTENNSKKPKKVAENYSSQSKKVKKNYSGGSLKVKQDNLGRSKIVTKNSYDQGKRGTKYNSKQLKKVAENDSDWSKKVKKNYSKGRKKVKKQNVKNKIMGVAEYYSENSEEEEEEEERRRRRGGRRRRRGGGGGG encoded by the coding sequence ATGAAAAAGTACGGTTCTGGCAAAAGTAAAAAAGTGGCAAAATACAATTCtgaaggaaataaaaaaatagcaaaGTACGATTCGATCCAAAGTAAAAAAGTGGCAAAGGGCGATTCTGGCCGAAGCAAAACAGTGGAAAAGTACGATTCCGGCAAGCGTAAAAAGATGGGTAAGGATGATTCTTACCAAAGTGCAAAAGACGTTAGAGCTGAGTACAATTCTGGTCGAAGCAAAGGAATGAAAAAGTACTATTCTGAAAAAAGTAAGAAGGTGGCAAAGTACAATTCTGACGGAAGTAAAAACATGGTAGAGGAAGATTCTGATCGAAGTGAAAAAGTGGCAGAGTATAATTCTGGCCGAAGCAAAACAGTGAAAAAGTACGATTCTGGCCAAAGGAAAAAAGTGGCAAAATACAGTTCTGAAGGAAGTAAAAAAATGGCAAAGTACGATTTGGTCCAAAGTAAAAAGGTGCCAAAGTACGAATCTGGCCAGAGTAAAAGAGTTGAAAAGTACGATTCTGGCCGAAGGAAACAGGGGGCTTACAATGATTCTTACCAAAGTGAAAATTCTGGCCGGAGCAAAAGAGTGGCAACGTACGATTATGCCCGGATCAAAAAAGGGACAGAGAACAATTCAAAGAAACCTAAAAAAGTGGCGGAGAATTATTCTAGCCAgagcaaaaaagtgaaaaagaatTATTCTGGTGGAAGTCTAAAAGTCAAACAGGACAATTTGGGCCGAAGCAAAATAGTGACAAAAAACAGTTATGACCAGGGCAAAAGAGGGACAAAGTACAATTCAAAGCAACTCAAAAAAGTGGCAGAGAATGACTCTGATTGGAGCAAAAAAGTCAAAAAGAATTATTCTAAGGGaaggaaaaaagtaaaaaagcaaaatgtaaaaaacaaaatcatgggAGTGGCAGAGTATTATTCTGAAAAcagtgaagaagaagaagaagaagaagagaggAGGAGGAGAagaggaggaagaagaagaagaagaggaggaggaggaggaggatga